In Kryptolebias marmoratus isolate JLee-2015 linkage group LG20, ASM164957v2, whole genome shotgun sequence, a genomic segment contains:
- the tnk2b gene encoding tyrosine kinase, non-receptor, 2b isoform X5, with the protein MGETAEYQRLQEMSEPVYQDSPSDDEERLGSSSMQSEEGTEWLVELLMEVQLQQYFKRIRDDLNVTRLSHFDYVKNEDLEKIGMGRPGQRRLWEAVKRRKAKRKSWMSKVFSGKRPDGEFPQQGQPTSSFRKLSLTPPLCLGEGVLSTMSGGSSPLDGQQQALTCLIPEKDLTLFEKLGDGSFGVVKRGEWVTPAGKVLNVAVKCLKTDVLSQPDALEDFICEVNAMHSLDHQNLIRLYGVVLTHPMKMVTELAPLGSLLDRLRCVNPQGPVLIHTLCQYAVQVASGMAYLEQRRFIHRDLAARNILLASKQKVKIGDFGLMRALPNNDEHYVMQEHRKVPFAWCAPESLKTRTFSHATDTWMFGVTLWEMFTHGQEPWLGLNGSQILHKIDKEGERLPKPEDCPQDIYNVILQCWAQKPDDRPTFVALREFLLESMPTDMCALQDFNEPDKLQIQMNDVITIIEGRAENYWWRGQNKRTLKVGPFPRNVVTSVAGLSAHDISRPLKNSFIHTGHGDTNPQRCWGFPDRIDDLYLGNPMDPPDVLNFERSATQPTQLPGRARKEPPPRPPQPAVLFKKPCYDPVSEDEDLTSAALKRLSLRKASSLKGLKLKPAAWVSGSKQGGGRTSGSGHTPCSEVSLIDFGEEFPSSTLSPSPVVENQLPVLAKLALEGKNILDKTPPQSPSTALPRPLHPTPVVDWDARPLPPPPAYDDVAQDEDDMEVSSINSSGQQLEDEMSAVHCVDGALSSGHKIEGEAVISMWPDKPVLEDNLFLPSKQNQDVSSSFSQSVEIFQELQQECMRRLNVPTGRAHQSSSPSQISAPSPQTFQNAQDGQQSFFSTSEDKPQIPPRVPIPPRPIKRSDYTSSRWSRDLSVSPVPVETKETLSVLDGPPQIPPRDPLSQPGSRTPSPICLVGSTQQRPYSVSPSALQASLTPCPSAHTYSSYLSTSPGKPMPTTHSFASDPKYTAPKVIQAQEKNSASKGPCILPIVRDGQKVSNTHYYLLPERPPYLDRFERFFREAESLPTTDVEKRHVQQANMATVRPMVVNTQTVQGHIQGHIQGHGLVQPGELKANFSSNNNIHLSGPWSGMKTSVSLPRVCSDGLTATEVTTSCPTTDSGGHSLDRVKMVQEAVHGVTIEECQAALQNHSWDVQKAVNYLKVEQLFCLGLRSRAECLKLLEMCDWNLELASTQMLDNYGSTTKQRW; encoded by the exons AGActgggcagcagcagcatgcaGAGTGAGGAGGGAACCGAATGGCTGGTGGAGCTGCTGATGGaggtgcagctgcagcagtacTTCAAACGGATCAGAGACGACCTCAACGTCACACGGCTGTCGCACTTCGACTACGTCAAGAATGAAGACCTGGAGAAGATCGGCATGGGTCGACCTG GGCAGAGACGTTTATGGGAGGCTGTGAAAAGGAGGAAAGCCAAGCGCAAGTCCTGGATGAGCAAG GTGTTTAGTGGGAAGCGTCCAGATGGAGAGTTCCCTCAGCAGGGCCAACCGACCTCCTCGTTTCGCAAACTGTCTCTCACGCCTCCCCTTTGTCTGGGAGAAGGAGTCCTGTCCACGATGTCTGGTGGCAGCTCTCCGCTAGATGGGCAGCAGCAAGCCCTGACCTGCCTCATCCCCGAGAAGGACCTGACGCTGTTCGAGAAGCTTGGCGACGGCTCCTTCGGCGTGGTGAAGAGAGGAGAGTGGGTGACACCTGCAGGGAAGGTG ctGAATGTGGCCGTGAAGTGCCTGAAGACGGATGTGCTCAGCCAGCCCGATGCTTTGGAAGATTTCATTTGTGAGGTCAATGCCATGCACTCCCTGGACCACCAGAACCTCATTCGCCTCTATGGTGTGGTGCTCACACACCCAATGAAGATG GTGACCGAGCTGGCTCCTCTGGGTTCTCTGCTGGATCGTCTGCGATGCGTTAATCCACAGGGCCCAGTGCTGATCCACACTCTGTGTCAGTATGCCGTGCAGGTAGCCAGCGGCATGGCTTACCTGGAACAGAGGAGGTTTATCCACAGGGACCTGGCAGCAAg GAACATCCTGCTGGCCTCTAAACAGAAAGTGAAGATCGGGGACTTTGGCCTGATGAGGGCGCTGCCTAACAACGATGAACACTATGTCATGCAGGAGCATCGCAAGGTGCCCTTTGCATG GTGCGCTCCTGAGAGTCTGAAGACGAGAACGTTCTCTCACGCTACAGACACGTGGATGTTTGGAGTCACTCTTTGGGAGATGTTCACACATGGACAGGAGCCATGGCTGGGCCTTAATGGTAGCCAG ATTCTTCATAAAATTGATAAAGAAGGTGAAAGGCTCCCCAAGCCAGAGGACTGTCCACAAGATATCTATAATGTTATCCTGCAGTGTTGGGCTCAGAAACCAGATGACAGACCCACTTTTGTTGCCCTTCGTGAGTTCCTTCTAGAG tccaTGCCCACAGACATGTGTGCTCTACAAGACTTTAACGAGCCTGACAAACTCCAGATCCAGATGAATGATGTCATCACCATCATAGAGGGAAG GGCTGAGAATTACTGGTGGCGAGGTCAAAACAAGCGTACCCTGAAGGTTGGACCGTTCCCCAGGAACGTGGTGACGTCTGTTGCAGGGCTGTCGGCGCACGACATCAGCAGGCCtcttaaaaacagcttcatccACACGGGTCACGGAGACACAAACCCTCAGCGCTGCTGGGGCTTCCCAGACCGGATCGATGA CTTATACCTCGGGAATCCCATGGATCCTCCTGATGTTTTGAATTTCGAACGCAGTGCTACTCAGCCCACACAGCTTCCAGGACGAGCCAGAA aggAGCCTCCTCCCCGGCCTCCTCAGCCAGCAGTGTTATTCAAGA AACCTTGCTATGATCCAGTAAGTGAAGATGAAGATCTGACCTCTGCAGCACTAAAGAGGTTATCGCTAAGAAAAGCCAGCTCACTCAAAGGCCTCAAGCTCAAACCTGCTGCTTGGGTCTCTGGTTCCAAACAGGGTGGTGGCAGGACTTCAGGCTCAGGCCACACCCCCTGCAGTGAGGTGTCTCTTATTGACTTTGGGGAGGAATTCCCCTCATCCACACTCTCCCCCTCCCCTGTGGTTGAAAATCAGCTTCCTGTGCTGGCCAAGCTAGCTTTGGAAGGAAAAAACATCCTGGACAAGACCCCCCCTCAGAGCCCATCTACAGCACTGCCTCGACCCCTTCACCCAACTCCTGTAGTGGATTGGGACGCTCGGCCattacccccaccccccgcctACGATGATGTAGCCCAAGATGAAGATGATATGGAG GTGAGCTCCATCAACAGCTCAGGGCAGCAACTTGAAGATGAAATGAGTGCTGTCCATTGTGTCGATGGAGCTCTCTCTTCAGGACACAAGATTGAGGGTGAAGCTGTCATTTCAATGTGGCCAGACAAGCCAGTTCTTGAGGACAACCTTTTTCTTCCCAGCAAGCAGAATCAGGATGTGTCTTCCTCTTTCTCCCAGTCTGTGGAAATCTTCCAAGAACTCCAACAAGAGTGCATGAGGAGGCTCAATGTCCCTACCGGAAGAGCTCATCAGTCATCCTCGCCATCCCAAATCTCTGCACCAAGTCCTCAGACTTTTCAGAACGCACAGGACGGGCAGCAGAGTTTCTTCTCCACCAGTGAGGACAAACCTCAGATCCCCCCACGTGTCCCCATCCCCCCTCGCCCCATAAAGAGGAGTGACTACACATCTAGCCGCTGGTCAAGGGACCTTTCTGTTTCTCCAGTGCCAGTTGAAACCAAAGAAACTCTTTCAGTCCTGGATGGACCACCTCAGATCCCTCCTAGAGACCCTTTGTCTCAGCCGGGCTCCAGGACTCCAAGTCCCATTTGTCTGGTGGGATCCACTCAACAGAGACCCTACTCTGTTAGCCCCTCTGCCCTGCAGGCTTCACTTACTCCCTGCCCCTCCGCACACACCTACAGCTCCTAcctctccacctctccaggtaaACCCATGCCCACCACACACAGTTTTGCCTCAGATCCTAAATATACTGCACCCAAAGTGATTCAGGCGCAGGAGAAGAACTCGGCCAGCAAAGGCCCCTGTATCCTGCCCATCGTCCGTGACGGGCAGAAGGTCAGTAACACACATTACTACCTTCTGCCAGAGAGGCCTCCTTACCTTGATCGATTTGAACGTTTCTTCAGGGAGGCAGAGAGCCTCCCCACCACCGATGTAGAGAAGAGGCACGTACAACAGGCTAATATGGCCACTGTGAGACCAATGGTAGTCAACACCCAAACAGTCCAGGGACACATCCAGGGACACATCCAGGGGCACGGGCTCGTCCAGCCAGGGGAGCTAAAGGCTAATTTTTCCTCTAATAATAACATCCATCTGAGTGGACCATGGTCAGGGATGAAGACATCAGTTAGTCTCCCTCGTGTGTGTTCAGACGGGCTGACAGCGACGGAGGTCACTACTTCCTGTCCCACGACAGACAGTGGAGGACATTCACTTGACAGAGTCAAAATG GTGCAGGAAGCCGTTCATGGTGTGACAATAGAGGAGTGTCAAGCTGCCCTCCAGAACCACAGCTGGGATGTCCAGAAAGCTGTGAATTATCTAAAG gtggagcagctgttCTGTTTGGGTCTGAGGAGCCGGGCCGAATGTTTAAAGCTGCTGGAGATGTGTGATTGGAACCTGGAGCTGGCCAGCACTCAAATGTTAGACAATTATGGatccacaacaaaacaaag ATGGTGA
- the tnk2b gene encoding tyrosine kinase, non-receptor, 2b isoform X2: MGETAEYQRLQEMSEPVYQDSPSDDEERLGSSSMQSEEGTEWLVELLMEVQLQQYFKRIRDDLNVTRLSHFDYVKNEDLEKIGMGRPGQRRLWEAVKRRKAKRKSWMSKVFSGKRPDGEFPQQGQPTSSFRKLSLTPPLCLGEGVLSTMSGGSSPLDGQQQALTCLIPEKDLTLFEKLGDGSFGVVKRGEWVTPAGKLNVAVKCLKTDVLSQPDALEDFICEVNAMHSLDHQNLIRLYGVVLTHPMKMVTELAPLGSLLDRLRCVNPQGPVLIHTLCQYAVQVASGMAYLEQRRFIHRDLAARNILLASKQKVKIGDFGLMRALPNNDEHYVMQEHRKVPFAWCAPESLKTRTFSHATDTWMFGVTLWEMFTHGQEPWLGLNGSQILHKIDKEGERLPKPEDCPQDIYNVILQCWAQKPDDRPTFVALREFLLESMPTDMCALQDFNEPDKLQIQMNDVITIIEGRAENYWWRGQNKRTLKVGPFPRNVVTSVAGLSAHDISRPLKNSFIHTGHGDTNPQRCWGFPDRIDDLYLGNPMDPPDVLNFERSATQPTQLPGRARKEPPPRPPQPAVLFKSKSGFSEQLLIPCSCPLCSLLAPLLKEPCYDPVSEDEDLTSAALKRLSLRKASSLKGLKLKPAAWVSGSKQGGGRTSGSGHTPCSEVSLIDFGEEFPSSTLSPSPVVENQLPVLAKLALEGKNILDKTPPQSPSTALPRPLHPTPVVDWDARPLPPPPAYDDVAQDEDDMEVSSINSSGQQLEDEMSAVHCVDGALSSGHKIEGEAVISMWPDKPVLEDNLFLPSKQNQDVSSSFSQSVEIFQELQQECMRRLNVPTGRAHQSSSPSQISAPSPQTFQNAQDGQQSFFSTSEDKPQIPPRVPIPPRPIKRSDYTSSRWSRDLSVSPVPVETKETLSVLDGPPQIPPRDPLSQPGSRTPSPICLVGSTQQRPYSVSPSALQASLTPCPSAHTYSSYLSTSPGKPMPTTHSFASDPKYTAPKVIQAQEKNSASKGPCILPIVRDGQKVSNTHYYLLPERPPYLDRFERFFREAESLPTTDVEKRHVQQANMATVRPMVVNTQTVQGHIQGHIQGHGLVQPGELKANFSSNNNIHLSGPWSGMKTSVSLPRVCSDGLTATEVTTSCPTTDSGGHSLDRVKMVQEAVHGVTIEECQAALQNHSWDVQKAVNYLKVEQLFCLGLRSRAECLKLLEMCDWNLELASTQMLDNYGSTTKQRW; the protein is encoded by the exons AGActgggcagcagcagcatgcaGAGTGAGGAGGGAACCGAATGGCTGGTGGAGCTGCTGATGGaggtgcagctgcagcagtacTTCAAACGGATCAGAGACGACCTCAACGTCACACGGCTGTCGCACTTCGACTACGTCAAGAATGAAGACCTGGAGAAGATCGGCATGGGTCGACCTG GGCAGAGACGTTTATGGGAGGCTGTGAAAAGGAGGAAAGCCAAGCGCAAGTCCTGGATGAGCAAG GTGTTTAGTGGGAAGCGTCCAGATGGAGAGTTCCCTCAGCAGGGCCAACCGACCTCCTCGTTTCGCAAACTGTCTCTCACGCCTCCCCTTTGTCTGGGAGAAGGAGTCCTGTCCACGATGTCTGGTGGCAGCTCTCCGCTAGATGGGCAGCAGCAAGCCCTGACCTGCCTCATCCCCGAGAAGGACCTGACGCTGTTCGAGAAGCTTGGCGACGGCTCCTTCGGCGTGGTGAAGAGAGGAGAGTGGGTGACACCTGCAGGGAAG ctGAATGTGGCCGTGAAGTGCCTGAAGACGGATGTGCTCAGCCAGCCCGATGCTTTGGAAGATTTCATTTGTGAGGTCAATGCCATGCACTCCCTGGACCACCAGAACCTCATTCGCCTCTATGGTGTGGTGCTCACACACCCAATGAAGATG GTGACCGAGCTGGCTCCTCTGGGTTCTCTGCTGGATCGTCTGCGATGCGTTAATCCACAGGGCCCAGTGCTGATCCACACTCTGTGTCAGTATGCCGTGCAGGTAGCCAGCGGCATGGCTTACCTGGAACAGAGGAGGTTTATCCACAGGGACCTGGCAGCAAg GAACATCCTGCTGGCCTCTAAACAGAAAGTGAAGATCGGGGACTTTGGCCTGATGAGGGCGCTGCCTAACAACGATGAACACTATGTCATGCAGGAGCATCGCAAGGTGCCCTTTGCATG GTGCGCTCCTGAGAGTCTGAAGACGAGAACGTTCTCTCACGCTACAGACACGTGGATGTTTGGAGTCACTCTTTGGGAGATGTTCACACATGGACAGGAGCCATGGCTGGGCCTTAATGGTAGCCAG ATTCTTCATAAAATTGATAAAGAAGGTGAAAGGCTCCCCAAGCCAGAGGACTGTCCACAAGATATCTATAATGTTATCCTGCAGTGTTGGGCTCAGAAACCAGATGACAGACCCACTTTTGTTGCCCTTCGTGAGTTCCTTCTAGAG tccaTGCCCACAGACATGTGTGCTCTACAAGACTTTAACGAGCCTGACAAACTCCAGATCCAGATGAATGATGTCATCACCATCATAGAGGGAAG GGCTGAGAATTACTGGTGGCGAGGTCAAAACAAGCGTACCCTGAAGGTTGGACCGTTCCCCAGGAACGTGGTGACGTCTGTTGCAGGGCTGTCGGCGCACGACATCAGCAGGCCtcttaaaaacagcttcatccACACGGGTCACGGAGACACAAACCCTCAGCGCTGCTGGGGCTTCCCAGACCGGATCGATGA CTTATACCTCGGGAATCCCATGGATCCTCCTGATGTTTTGAATTTCGAACGCAGTGCTACTCAGCCCACACAGCTTCCAGGACGAGCCAGAA aggAGCCTCCTCCCCGGCCTCCTCAGCCAGCAGTGTTATTCAAGAGTAAGTCTGGTTTCTCTGAGCAGCTTCTTATCCCCTGTTCCTGTCCTCTGTGTTCACTCTTAGCTCCACTTCTCAAAG AACCTTGCTATGATCCAGTAAGTGAAGATGAAGATCTGACCTCTGCAGCACTAAAGAGGTTATCGCTAAGAAAAGCCAGCTCACTCAAAGGCCTCAAGCTCAAACCTGCTGCTTGGGTCTCTGGTTCCAAACAGGGTGGTGGCAGGACTTCAGGCTCAGGCCACACCCCCTGCAGTGAGGTGTCTCTTATTGACTTTGGGGAGGAATTCCCCTCATCCACACTCTCCCCCTCCCCTGTGGTTGAAAATCAGCTTCCTGTGCTGGCCAAGCTAGCTTTGGAAGGAAAAAACATCCTGGACAAGACCCCCCCTCAGAGCCCATCTACAGCACTGCCTCGACCCCTTCACCCAACTCCTGTAGTGGATTGGGACGCTCGGCCattacccccaccccccgcctACGATGATGTAGCCCAAGATGAAGATGATATGGAG GTGAGCTCCATCAACAGCTCAGGGCAGCAACTTGAAGATGAAATGAGTGCTGTCCATTGTGTCGATGGAGCTCTCTCTTCAGGACACAAGATTGAGGGTGAAGCTGTCATTTCAATGTGGCCAGACAAGCCAGTTCTTGAGGACAACCTTTTTCTTCCCAGCAAGCAGAATCAGGATGTGTCTTCCTCTTTCTCCCAGTCTGTGGAAATCTTCCAAGAACTCCAACAAGAGTGCATGAGGAGGCTCAATGTCCCTACCGGAAGAGCTCATCAGTCATCCTCGCCATCCCAAATCTCTGCACCAAGTCCTCAGACTTTTCAGAACGCACAGGACGGGCAGCAGAGTTTCTTCTCCACCAGTGAGGACAAACCTCAGATCCCCCCACGTGTCCCCATCCCCCCTCGCCCCATAAAGAGGAGTGACTACACATCTAGCCGCTGGTCAAGGGACCTTTCTGTTTCTCCAGTGCCAGTTGAAACCAAAGAAACTCTTTCAGTCCTGGATGGACCACCTCAGATCCCTCCTAGAGACCCTTTGTCTCAGCCGGGCTCCAGGACTCCAAGTCCCATTTGTCTGGTGGGATCCACTCAACAGAGACCCTACTCTGTTAGCCCCTCTGCCCTGCAGGCTTCACTTACTCCCTGCCCCTCCGCACACACCTACAGCTCCTAcctctccacctctccaggtaaACCCATGCCCACCACACACAGTTTTGCCTCAGATCCTAAATATACTGCACCCAAAGTGATTCAGGCGCAGGAGAAGAACTCGGCCAGCAAAGGCCCCTGTATCCTGCCCATCGTCCGTGACGGGCAGAAGGTCAGTAACACACATTACTACCTTCTGCCAGAGAGGCCTCCTTACCTTGATCGATTTGAACGTTTCTTCAGGGAGGCAGAGAGCCTCCCCACCACCGATGTAGAGAAGAGGCACGTACAACAGGCTAATATGGCCACTGTGAGACCAATGGTAGTCAACACCCAAACAGTCCAGGGACACATCCAGGGACACATCCAGGGGCACGGGCTCGTCCAGCCAGGGGAGCTAAAGGCTAATTTTTCCTCTAATAATAACATCCATCTGAGTGGACCATGGTCAGGGATGAAGACATCAGTTAGTCTCCCTCGTGTGTGTTCAGACGGGCTGACAGCGACGGAGGTCACTACTTCCTGTCCCACGACAGACAGTGGAGGACATTCACTTGACAGAGTCAAAATG GTGCAGGAAGCCGTTCATGGTGTGACAATAGAGGAGTGTCAAGCTGCCCTCCAGAACCACAGCTGGGATGTCCAGAAAGCTGTGAATTATCTAAAG gtggagcagctgttCTGTTTGGGTCTGAGGAGCCGGGCCGAATGTTTAAAGCTGCTGGAGATGTGTGATTGGAACCTGGAGCTGGCCAGCACTCAAATGTTAGACAATTATGGatccacaacaaaacaaag ATGGTGA
- the tnk2b gene encoding tyrosine kinase, non-receptor, 2b isoform X9 — protein sequence MGETAEYQRLQEMSEPVYQDSPSDDEERLGSSSMQSEEGTEWLVELLMEVQLQQYFKRIRDDLNVTRLSHFDYVKNEDLEKIGMGRPGQRRLWEAVKRRKAKRKSWMSKVFSGKRPDGEFPQQGQPTSSFRKLSLTPPLCLGEGVLSTMSGGSSPLDGQQQALTCLIPEKDLTLFEKLGDGSFGVVKRGEWVTPAGKVLNVAVKCLKTDVLSQPDALEDFICEVNAMHSLDHQNLIRLYGVVLTHPMKMVTELAPLGSLLDRLRCVNPQGPVLIHTLCQYAVQVASGMAYLEQRRFIHRDLAARNILLASKQKVKIGDFGLMRALPNNDEHYVMQEHRKVPFAWCAPESLKTRTFSHATDTWMFGVTLWEMFTHGQEPWLGLNGSQILHKIDKEGERLPKPEDCPQDIYNVILQCWAQKPDDRPTFVALREFLLESMPTDMCALQDFNEPDKLQIQMNDVITIIEGRAENYWWRGQNKRTLKVGPFPRNVVTSVAGLSAHDISRPLKNSFIHTGHGDTNPQRCWGFPDRIDDLYLGNPMDPPDVLNFERSATQPTQLPGRARKPCYDPVSEDEDLTSAALKRLSLRKASSLKGLKLKPAAWVSGSKQGGGRTSGSGHTPCSEVSLIDFGEEFPSSTLSPSPVVENQLPVLAKLALEGKNILDKTPPQSPSTALPRPLHPTPVVDWDARPLPPPPAYDDVAQDEDDMEVSSINSSGQQLEDEMSAVHCVDGALSSGHKIEGEAVISMWPDKPVLEDNLFLPSKQNQDVSSSFSQSVEIFQELQQECMRRLNVPTGRAHQSSSPSQISAPSPQTFQNAQDGQQSFFSTSEDKPQIPPRVPIPPRPIKRSDYTSSRWSRDLSVSPVPVETKETLSVLDGPPQIPPRDPLSQPGSRTPSPICLVGSTQQRPYSVSPSALQASLTPCPSAHTYSSYLSTSPGKPMPTTHSFASDPKYTAPKVIQAQEKNSASKGPCILPIVRDGQKVSNTHYYLLPERPPYLDRFERFFREAESLPTTDVEKRHVQQANMATVRPMVVNTQTVQGHIQGHIQGHGLVQPGELKANFSSNNNIHLSGPWSGMKTSVSLPRVCSDGLTATEVTTSCPTTDSGGHSLDRVKMVQEAVHGVTIEECQAALQNHSWDVQKAVNYLKVEQLFCLGLRSRAECLKLLEMCDWNLELASTQMLDNYGSTTKQRW from the exons AGActgggcagcagcagcatgcaGAGTGAGGAGGGAACCGAATGGCTGGTGGAGCTGCTGATGGaggtgcagctgcagcagtacTTCAAACGGATCAGAGACGACCTCAACGTCACACGGCTGTCGCACTTCGACTACGTCAAGAATGAAGACCTGGAGAAGATCGGCATGGGTCGACCTG GGCAGAGACGTTTATGGGAGGCTGTGAAAAGGAGGAAAGCCAAGCGCAAGTCCTGGATGAGCAAG GTGTTTAGTGGGAAGCGTCCAGATGGAGAGTTCCCTCAGCAGGGCCAACCGACCTCCTCGTTTCGCAAACTGTCTCTCACGCCTCCCCTTTGTCTGGGAGAAGGAGTCCTGTCCACGATGTCTGGTGGCAGCTCTCCGCTAGATGGGCAGCAGCAAGCCCTGACCTGCCTCATCCCCGAGAAGGACCTGACGCTGTTCGAGAAGCTTGGCGACGGCTCCTTCGGCGTGGTGAAGAGAGGAGAGTGGGTGACACCTGCAGGGAAGGTG ctGAATGTGGCCGTGAAGTGCCTGAAGACGGATGTGCTCAGCCAGCCCGATGCTTTGGAAGATTTCATTTGTGAGGTCAATGCCATGCACTCCCTGGACCACCAGAACCTCATTCGCCTCTATGGTGTGGTGCTCACACACCCAATGAAGATG GTGACCGAGCTGGCTCCTCTGGGTTCTCTGCTGGATCGTCTGCGATGCGTTAATCCACAGGGCCCAGTGCTGATCCACACTCTGTGTCAGTATGCCGTGCAGGTAGCCAGCGGCATGGCTTACCTGGAACAGAGGAGGTTTATCCACAGGGACCTGGCAGCAAg GAACATCCTGCTGGCCTCTAAACAGAAAGTGAAGATCGGGGACTTTGGCCTGATGAGGGCGCTGCCTAACAACGATGAACACTATGTCATGCAGGAGCATCGCAAGGTGCCCTTTGCATG GTGCGCTCCTGAGAGTCTGAAGACGAGAACGTTCTCTCACGCTACAGACACGTGGATGTTTGGAGTCACTCTTTGGGAGATGTTCACACATGGACAGGAGCCATGGCTGGGCCTTAATGGTAGCCAG ATTCTTCATAAAATTGATAAAGAAGGTGAAAGGCTCCCCAAGCCAGAGGACTGTCCACAAGATATCTATAATGTTATCCTGCAGTGTTGGGCTCAGAAACCAGATGACAGACCCACTTTTGTTGCCCTTCGTGAGTTCCTTCTAGAG tccaTGCCCACAGACATGTGTGCTCTACAAGACTTTAACGAGCCTGACAAACTCCAGATCCAGATGAATGATGTCATCACCATCATAGAGGGAAG GGCTGAGAATTACTGGTGGCGAGGTCAAAACAAGCGTACCCTGAAGGTTGGACCGTTCCCCAGGAACGTGGTGACGTCTGTTGCAGGGCTGTCGGCGCACGACATCAGCAGGCCtcttaaaaacagcttcatccACACGGGTCACGGAGACACAAACCCTCAGCGCTGCTGGGGCTTCCCAGACCGGATCGATGA CTTATACCTCGGGAATCCCATGGATCCTCCTGATGTTTTGAATTTCGAACGCAGTGCTACTCAGCCCACACAGCTTCCAGGACGAGCCAGAA AACCTTGCTATGATCCAGTAAGTGAAGATGAAGATCTGACCTCTGCAGCACTAAAGAGGTTATCGCTAAGAAAAGCCAGCTCACTCAAAGGCCTCAAGCTCAAACCTGCTGCTTGGGTCTCTGGTTCCAAACAGGGTGGTGGCAGGACTTCAGGCTCAGGCCACACCCCCTGCAGTGAGGTGTCTCTTATTGACTTTGGGGAGGAATTCCCCTCATCCACACTCTCCCCCTCCCCTGTGGTTGAAAATCAGCTTCCTGTGCTGGCCAAGCTAGCTTTGGAAGGAAAAAACATCCTGGACAAGACCCCCCCTCAGAGCCCATCTACAGCACTGCCTCGACCCCTTCACCCAACTCCTGTAGTGGATTGGGACGCTCGGCCattacccccaccccccgcctACGATGATGTAGCCCAAGATGAAGATGATATGGAG GTGAGCTCCATCAACAGCTCAGGGCAGCAACTTGAAGATGAAATGAGTGCTGTCCATTGTGTCGATGGAGCTCTCTCTTCAGGACACAAGATTGAGGGTGAAGCTGTCATTTCAATGTGGCCAGACAAGCCAGTTCTTGAGGACAACCTTTTTCTTCCCAGCAAGCAGAATCAGGATGTGTCTTCCTCTTTCTCCCAGTCTGTGGAAATCTTCCAAGAACTCCAACAAGAGTGCATGAGGAGGCTCAATGTCCCTACCGGAAGAGCTCATCAGTCATCCTCGCCATCCCAAATCTCTGCACCAAGTCCTCAGACTTTTCAGAACGCACAGGACGGGCAGCAGAGTTTCTTCTCCACCAGTGAGGACAAACCTCAGATCCCCCCACGTGTCCCCATCCCCCCTCGCCCCATAAAGAGGAGTGACTACACATCTAGCCGCTGGTCAAGGGACCTTTCTGTTTCTCCAGTGCCAGTTGAAACCAAAGAAACTCTTTCAGTCCTGGATGGACCACCTCAGATCCCTCCTAGAGACCCTTTGTCTCAGCCGGGCTCCAGGACTCCAAGTCCCATTTGTCTGGTGGGATCCACTCAACAGAGACCCTACTCTGTTAGCCCCTCTGCCCTGCAGGCTTCACTTACTCCCTGCCCCTCCGCACACACCTACAGCTCCTAcctctccacctctccaggtaaACCCATGCCCACCACACACAGTTTTGCCTCAGATCCTAAATATACTGCACCCAAAGTGATTCAGGCGCAGGAGAAGAACTCGGCCAGCAAAGGCCCCTGTATCCTGCCCATCGTCCGTGACGGGCAGAAGGTCAGTAACACACATTACTACCTTCTGCCAGAGAGGCCTCCTTACCTTGATCGATTTGAACGTTTCTTCAGGGAGGCAGAGAGCCTCCCCACCACCGATGTAGAGAAGAGGCACGTACAACAGGCTAATATGGCCACTGTGAGACCAATGGTAGTCAACACCCAAACAGTCCAGGGACACATCCAGGGACACATCCAGGGGCACGGGCTCGTCCAGCCAGGGGAGCTAAAGGCTAATTTTTCCTCTAATAATAACATCCATCTGAGTGGACCATGGTCAGGGATGAAGACATCAGTTAGTCTCCCTCGTGTGTGTTCAGACGGGCTGACAGCGACGGAGGTCACTACTTCCTGTCCCACGACAGACAGTGGAGGACATTCACTTGACAGAGTCAAAATG GTGCAGGAAGCCGTTCATGGTGTGACAATAGAGGAGTGTCAAGCTGCCCTCCAGAACCACAGCTGGGATGTCCAGAAAGCTGTGAATTATCTAAAG gtggagcagctgttCTGTTTGGGTCTGAGGAGCCGGGCCGAATGTTTAAAGCTGCTGGAGATGTGTGATTGGAACCTGGAGCTGGCCAGCACTCAAATGTTAGACAATTATGGatccacaacaaaacaaag ATGGTGA